A genomic segment from Hydrogenobacter sp. encodes:
- a CDS encoding efflux RND transporter permease subunit, whose translation MYGLAGRLANYFIDSKLTPLLVLVSLALGIFAVITTPKEEEPQIVVPMIDIFISYPGATPEEVERRVVTPLEKKLWELKDIEYIYSASSEGKAVVTARFYVGTDPVKALVDLNTKMMSAMDLAPPGVVLPPLIKSKSIDDVPILTLTLWGKSYDWYSLRRIASTVENEIKKINDVADVFVVGGRPREIRIILDPTKIQAYNISPLYLAQVIKSANAQEVSGNITQANKVYQIRTGEFLKSKEDVENILVTVVNGKPVYLKDVAQVIDGPSEIKDYVLMGFGPKADEKGIKNVKEGDLYPAVTIAVSKRKGTNAVNVAEEVLRLVDHLKGNIIPKDVNITVTRNYGETAKEKADELLEHLFIATFSVILLIAVALGVREAVVVGIAVPITLAIALFLSEMYGFTLNRVTLFALIFAIGILVDDAIVVVENIHRWFELKLAKTPREAIVRATDEVGNPTILATFTVISALMPMAFVTGLMGPYMRPIPINASVAMFFSLLVAFIITPWASYKFLRHDREANMHEIDIKNTAFWRVYSRIMVPLIISKPKRYAFYTFTLLLLILSLSLFVTKAVIVKMLPYDNKSELQIVLDMPEGTPLEKTLEVAKAIGDYVSKQSIVTDYQIYVGTASPFNFNGLVRHYYLRHGTNLADIQVNLINKHERLEQSHDFAKRIRPTVHEIARQYGAKYVAVVEVPPGPPVLSPIVAEVYGPDLKEQEKFAKEVLKVFKETPSITDAGIYLEEPAPMIKLIAKEDKLKMAGLSKEELVNTLRALIGGYQVGVLQNTDAEHVPIVIRFDEKYRTMDLLKNLKIPTRDGKLIPLSELVSISEDTLPTTIYHKNLRRVVYVIGDVSGREEAPFYGILDVRNRVLNIPNPYGGIKELWMSLPLVEDSIYIKWDGEMQITLEVFRDLGLAFGVALFVMYVLILGWFKDFKVPGVIMAPIPLTLVGIVPGHLLLGAFFTATSMIGFIALAGIIVRNSILLVDFAEERIRDGVPPHLAVVEAGVIRTRPILLTAVAVIVGAFVILFDPIFNGLAISLIFGTIGSTTLTLVLIPIMYYASKVKRLAVIPSPEEVQKDILR comes from the coding sequence ATGTACGGGCTTGCGGGAAGACTCGCTAACTACTTTATAGATTCCAAGCTTACCCCCCTGCTCGTACTTGTATCTTTGGCTCTGGGTATTTTTGCAGTGATAACAACTCCGAAAGAGGAAGAGCCTCAGATAGTGGTACCAATGATAGATATATTCATAAGCTATCCAGGTGCTACACCAGAGGAAGTAGAAAGGAGGGTTGTCACACCGCTTGAGAAAAAACTTTGGGAGTTGAAAGACATCGAGTACATATACTCGGCATCTTCTGAAGGTAAAGCGGTAGTTACCGCAAGGTTTTATGTAGGAACAGATCCGGTAAAAGCCCTCGTGGATCTGAATACAAAAATGATGTCAGCTATGGATCTTGCACCGCCAGGTGTTGTTCTTCCTCCATTGATAAAGTCTAAGTCCATTGATGATGTTCCCATATTGACCCTTACCCTTTGGGGAAAGTCTTATGACTGGTACAGCCTGAGGAGAATAGCCTCAACCGTTGAAAATGAAATAAAAAAGATCAATGATGTTGCTGACGTTTTTGTTGTAGGAGGAAGACCGAGAGAGATAAGGATAATACTTGATCCAACAAAGATACAAGCCTATAACATATCACCTCTTTACTTGGCTCAGGTAATAAAAAGTGCAAACGCACAAGAAGTTAGCGGGAATATAACACAAGCTAACAAAGTTTATCAGATAAGGACTGGCGAATTTCTAAAATCAAAGGAGGATGTGGAGAACATACTTGTAACAGTGGTAAACGGTAAGCCGGTTTATCTCAAAGATGTAGCACAAGTAATAGATGGTCCTTCAGAGATAAAAGATTACGTACTTATGGGTTTTGGTCCTAAGGCAGATGAAAAAGGCATAAAAAATGTTAAGGAGGGAGATCTTTATCCAGCTGTAACCATAGCTGTTTCAAAGAGGAAAGGCACAAATGCGGTAAATGTTGCAGAAGAAGTGCTACGCCTTGTTGATCACTTAAAAGGTAACATAATACCAAAAGATGTGAATATTACAGTAACGAGGAATTACGGAGAAACCGCCAAAGAAAAAGCTGACGAACTTCTTGAGCACCTCTTTATAGCCACCTTTTCTGTAATACTGCTCATCGCTGTGGCTTTAGGGGTAAGAGAAGCGGTGGTTGTTGGCATAGCAGTTCCTATAACCTTGGCTATAGCCCTCTTCTTGAGCGAGATGTACGGATTTACGTTAAACAGGGTCACCCTTTTTGCTCTCATCTTCGCAATAGGCATTCTCGTAGATGACGCTATAGTTGTTGTGGAAAACATACATAGGTGGTTTGAGCTCAAACTTGCAAAAACTCCTCGAGAAGCGATAGTGAGAGCTACCGACGAGGTGGGGAATCCAACTATATTAGCAACGTTTACAGTTATCTCCGCCCTTATGCCCATGGCTTTCGTTACAGGGCTTATGGGACCCTATATGAGACCAATACCCATAAACGCCTCTGTTGCCATGTTCTTCTCACTCTTGGTAGCTTTCATAATAACACCATGGGCATCTTACAAATTCCTAAGACACGATCGAGAGGCTAACATGCATGAAATAGATATAAAAAATACAGCCTTCTGGAGGGTATATTCGAGGATCATGGTGCCTTTGATCATCAGTAAACCTAAAAGGTATGCCTTTTATACCTTTACGTTGCTTCTACTTATTTTGTCCCTCAGTCTTTTCGTCACAAAAGCAGTTATAGTGAAGATGCTACCGTATGATAACAAAAGTGAGCTTCAAATAGTTCTTGATATGCCCGAGGGTACACCTTTGGAAAAAACCTTGGAAGTCGCCAAGGCGATAGGTGATTATGTATCAAAACAAAGCATAGTTACAGATTACCAAATATATGTAGGTACAGCATCTCCCTTTAACTTCAACGGTCTTGTGAGGCACTACTATTTGAGGCACGGAACGAATTTAGCGGATATTCAGGTAAATCTCATAAATAAACACGAAAGATTGGAACAATCCCACGATTTCGCCAAAAGGATAAGACCTACTGTACATGAAATAGCCCGTCAATACGGTGCCAAGTACGTGGCAGTAGTGGAGGTTCCACCAGGTCCTCCCGTACTGTCTCCCATAGTAGCCGAAGTTTATGGACCTGATCTGAAAGAGCAAGAAAAGTTCGCAAAGGAGGTTTTAAAAGTTTTCAAGGAGACACCTTCTATAACGGATGCGGGTATATACTTAGAAGAACCTGCACCTATGATAAAGCTCATTGCAAAGGAAGACAAATTGAAAATGGCTGGTCTTAGCAAAGAGGAGCTTGTAAATACACTGAGAGCTTTGATAGGTGGATACCAAGTGGGAGTGTTGCAAAACACCGACGCCGAACACGTACCTATAGTGATAAGGTTTGACGAAAAGTATAGGACTATGGACCTTTTGAAAAACCTGAAAATACCCACAAGAGATGGCAAGCTCATTCCTCTTTCGGAGCTCGTTTCTATTTCGGAAGATACTCTACCTACCACTATATATCACAAGAACCTCAGAAGGGTAGTTTACGTAATAGGTGACGTTTCTGGAAGGGAGGAAGCCCCCTTTTACGGTATACTTGATGTGAGAAACAGAGTCCTAAATATTCCCAACCCTTACGGAGGTATAAAAGAGCTTTGGATGTCTTTACCTCTCGTGGAAGACAGTATTTACATCAAGTGGGATGGTGAGATGCAAATTACCTTAGAGGTTTTTAGGGATCTAGGGCTTGCCTTTGGAGTAGCCCTTTTTGTTATGTACGTTCTCATATTGGGTTGGTTTAAGGACTTTAAAGTGCCTGGCGTTATAATGGCACCTATACCTCTTACCTTGGTAGGTATAGTACCGGGGCATTTGTTACTTGGTGCCTTCTTCACAGCAACTTCCATGATAGGATTTATCGCTCTTGCCGGTATAATAGTAAGGAATTCCATACTTTTGGTAGACTTTGCTGAAGAGAGAATAAGGGACGGTGTACCACCTCATCTGGCTGTTGTTGAGGCAGGAGTCATAAGAACACGCCCAATATTATTGACAGCGGTTGCGGTTATTGTAGGTGCTTTTGTGATACTCTTTGATCCTATATTTAACGGACTTGCCATATCCTTGATATTCGGAACCATAGGTTCAACTACCCTAACTCTCGTTCTCATACCTATTATGTATTACGCCTCAAAGGTAAAAAGGCTCGCAGTTATACCATCCCCAGAAGAAGTGCAGAAGGACATACTCAGATAG
- a CDS encoding efflux RND transporter periplasmic adaptor subunit, with the protein MMKYLKYLGFFTVISLVILWLAGVFSHRERSEEVKREVRIVNGLKIGKVKKAEEVQIGYVGNIVADSVAEISTRIAGKVTSVKVKEGQMVRKGQVLLTIDAGDILAQTKAVNEQIKQAEEAYKSALSNYEAVKKTYERYSSLLKENAVTQQEFDQIKAQYETAKAQVEQARAGIRAFQFQKQAVMSNLGYTTLKAPFDGYVAYKKVDVGDLASPGAPLLVIEKPPYKLEVSLPEEYVGKIKVGDIYPVYVEAIDKIVQGKVSEVSPSLDPTTRTFRIKLQLSEGDLKSGMYAKLLLPEKLNVLLVPESAIFRRFDFTGVWVVKPDNTLELRFVKLGERRGNMVEVLSGLSADERIVTEGIERACDGCKIGG; encoded by the coding sequence ATGATGAAATATCTCAAATATCTGGGATTTTTCACTGTAATCTCCCTTGTAATTCTGTGGCTTGCGGGAGTTTTCAGTCATAGAGAAAGGAGTGAGGAAGTCAAAAGAGAGGTCAGGATAGTGAACGGATTAAAGATAGGTAAAGTTAAAAAGGCTGAGGAAGTTCAGATAGGATATGTAGGCAATATAGTTGCAGATAGTGTAGCGGAAATATCAACAAGGATCGCAGGTAAGGTTACAAGTGTCAAAGTTAAAGAGGGACAAATGGTAAGGAAAGGACAGGTACTTCTCACCATAGACGCTGGGGATATACTCGCTCAAACAAAAGCTGTAAATGAACAGATAAAACAGGCTGAGGAAGCATATAAATCGGCTCTTTCTAACTACGAAGCTGTGAAAAAAACCTACGAAAGGTACAGTTCACTGCTTAAAGAGAATGCGGTAACACAGCAAGAATTTGATCAGATAAAAGCCCAATATGAAACCGCGAAGGCTCAAGTGGAACAAGCAAGGGCTGGCATTCGTGCTTTTCAGTTTCAAAAGCAAGCTGTTATGTCAAATCTCGGTTATACTACGCTTAAAGCACCTTTTGATGGATATGTAGCTTACAAAAAAGTGGATGTTGGGGATCTTGCAAGCCCTGGAGCCCCTCTCTTAGTTATAGAAAAACCACCTTATAAGCTGGAAGTGAGTCTTCCAGAAGAGTATGTGGGCAAAATAAAAGTTGGGGACATTTACCCAGTTTACGTGGAGGCTATTGATAAGATTGTTCAAGGTAAAGTTTCAGAAGTTTCTCCATCGCTTGATCCCACGACGAGAACTTTTAGGATAAAGTTACAGCTAAGTGAAGGAGATCTCAAGAGTGGTATGTATGCAAAGCTACTTCTTCCAGAAAAATTGAATGTATTGCTTGTGCCTGAGAGTGCCATATTCAGGAGGTTTGATTTTACTGGGGTTTGGGTAGTAAAACCGGACAATACATTGGAACTTCGTTTTGTGAAGCTCGGAGAAAGGAGAGGAAATATGGTTGAAGTTCTGTCCGGACTTAGCGCGGATGAACGAATAGTAACAGAAGGTATAGAGAGAGCTTGTGACGGATGTAAGATAGGAGGATAA